Proteins from a genomic interval of Caulobacter sp. SL161:
- a CDS encoding alpha/beta hydrolase family protein, protein MLSRRAIVASGVFAPALASFSIARAQASPHTIEELSAPPVDRDAALSPNGKFIALASTRRIDENKDDSSITIIPADNPEKTLTVLPLGDRDIANVTWASDRRLLITLVIPLRRGGPSIGTRLASTSDPDERPKARRVLAIDMDGKNSVMLFGNDQMLREVPDLGDIVDLLPDDPDHILVKAANFSAGIYCLYKVNILTGEPELFERGTLKTRRWLTQAGVPVVRYDYNDRGTVQTIYVRAPGEAAWRFFRKLRGDQQSKAEFEFIGAAPQPGVMLALAPQGDDGALALREFDLRTLALGKTLAGKPNRDAEWVLRSRKGELMGVAFIEDRLTYQFTDPRMESVYRGLNRYLGDVCNIRIFDISDDGMRFLARVTGPREPGTLYFYDRVTKRFDGIGQAYPTLTPERLAPMETLSVRTRDGATITAYLTIPLAPGPRPLVVFPHGGPELRDHYDYQTFVQVLAAQGWLVLQPNFRGSGGYGKAFADAGRKRWGDRMQEDLEDAVAHVLASGRADPKRVAIAGASYGGYAALQGAVRHPDLYKAVVSIAGDCDLVESIAFSRMQDGPDSPSYLYWLETIGDPAKDRDMLRAASPALHAEKVQAPVLLIHGLEDVIVAPKQSRIMQSALKSAGKSVELIELKDVGHRDLREEHWNLVYSRTVQHIAKALA, encoded by the coding sequence ATGCTTAGCCGTCGCGCCATTGTCGCGTCGGGCGTTTTCGCGCCCGCGCTGGCCAGCTTTTCGATCGCTAGGGCTCAGGCCTCACCTCACACCATCGAGGAACTCAGCGCGCCGCCGGTCGACCGCGATGCGGCGCTGTCTCCGAACGGCAAGTTCATCGCCTTGGCGTCAACGCGTCGGATCGACGAGAACAAGGATGACTCCAGCATCACGATCATCCCGGCCGACAATCCCGAGAAGACCCTGACCGTGCTGCCGCTCGGCGATCGAGATATCGCGAACGTCACCTGGGCCAGTGACCGCCGCCTGCTCATCACCCTGGTGATCCCCCTGCGACGCGGCGGGCCGTCCATCGGGACTCGCCTCGCCTCGACATCAGATCCGGACGAGCGGCCGAAGGCGCGCCGGGTTCTGGCCATCGACATGGACGGCAAGAACAGTGTCATGCTCTTCGGTAACGATCAGATGCTGCGCGAGGTGCCGGACCTGGGGGACATCGTTGACCTTTTGCCCGATGATCCCGACCACATCCTGGTCAAGGCTGCCAACTTCAGCGCTGGGATCTATTGCCTCTACAAGGTCAACATCCTGACCGGTGAACCGGAGCTCTTCGAGCGCGGCACGCTAAAGACCCGCCGCTGGTTGACCCAAGCCGGCGTTCCGGTTGTCCGCTATGACTACAATGATCGCGGCACCGTGCAGACGATTTATGTCCGGGCGCCGGGAGAGGCCGCGTGGCGGTTCTTCCGCAAGCTACGCGGCGATCAGCAATCGAAGGCCGAGTTCGAGTTCATAGGCGCAGCGCCTCAGCCCGGCGTGATGCTGGCGCTCGCGCCCCAGGGCGACGATGGGGCGCTGGCGCTACGCGAGTTTGATCTGCGCACCCTGGCCCTGGGCAAGACCCTGGCCGGCAAACCCAATCGCGACGCCGAATGGGTTTTGCGAAGCCGCAAGGGCGAGCTTATGGGCGTGGCCTTCATCGAAGATCGCCTGACCTACCAATTCACCGATCCGCGCATGGAGTCGGTCTATCGCGGCCTCAATCGTTACCTCGGCGATGTCTGCAACATTCGCATTTTCGATATCAGCGACGACGGCATGCGGTTCCTGGCGCGCGTCACCGGCCCCCGTGAACCTGGAACGCTCTATTTCTATGACCGAGTGACAAAGCGCTTCGACGGGATCGGCCAAGCCTATCCGACACTGACGCCCGAGCGCCTGGCGCCCATGGAGACCCTCAGCGTCCGCACCCGCGACGGTGCGACGATCACCGCCTATCTGACCATTCCGCTGGCGCCTGGCCCCCGGCCCCTGGTCGTGTTTCCGCACGGTGGACCGGAACTGCGCGACCACTACGACTATCAGACCTTTGTCCAGGTTCTGGCCGCGCAGGGCTGGTTGGTGTTGCAGCCCAATTTCAGGGGCTCAGGCGGCTACGGGAAGGCGTTCGCCGACGCCGGTCGCAAGCGCTGGGGCGACCGGATGCAGGAAGACCTCGAGGACGCCGTGGCGCATGTCCTGGCCAGCGGACGCGCTGATCCAAAGCGTGTGGCCATCGCCGGCGCGAGTTACGGCGGCTATGCGGCGCTGCAGGGCGCGGTCCGCCATCCAGATCTCTACAAGGCCGTGGTGTCCATCGCAGGGGACTGCGATCTGGTGGAGTCGATCGCCTTTTCCAGGATGCAGGACGGGCCCGATTCACCCTCCTATCTCTATTGGTTGGAGACAATCGGAGACCCCGCCAAGGATCGCGACATGCTGAGAGCCGCTTCGCCGGCCTTGCACGCCGAAAAGGTGCAAGCGCCGGTGCTGCTGATCCACGGTCTGGAGGACGTGATCGTTGCGCCCAAACAATCACGAATCATGCAGAGCGCTCTGAAATCGGCGGGAAAGTCGGTCGAACTGATCGAGTTGAAGGACGTGGGCCACCGCGATTTGCGTGAGGAGCATTGGAATCTCGTCTACTCGCGAACCGTCCAACACATCGCCAAGGCCTTAGCCTGA
- a CDS encoding acetyl-CoA hydrolase/transferase family protein: MRAEQARGASMSGSRIGLDALKARVMSADDAAALIGPGETVGMSGFTGSGYPKAVPTALARRIEAEHAAGRPFKLRVWTGASTGPELDGALAKANGIEFRLPYNSDPIAREMINRGEMDYFDMHLSQVAPMAWQGFLGPLDTALIEVTGIRPDGSLIPSSSVGNNKTWIDRASKVILEVNRWQNPALEGMHDIYYGTALPPDRRPIPLTRPDQRIGEAYFRCDPAKVVAVVETDTPDRNLPFDAPGEDHRAIAGHLLEFFRHEVARGRLPANLLPLQSGVGNIANAVMFGLVDGPFDGMTAYTEVLQDGMLALLESGRLLSASATAFSLSPEAAHTLNADLDRLRDRLVLRPQEISNHPELIRRLGCIAMNGMIEADIHGAVNSTHLMGSRIQNGIGGSGDFARNAYVSIFMAPSTAKGGKISTIVPKAPHVDHINQDVQVLVTEQGLADLRALSPRQRAEVIIENCAHPDYRPALKDYLARARRDSYGQQSPTLLMEAFAWHQRFIETGDMRG, from the coding sequence ATGCGGGCGGAGCAAGCGCGTGGGGCGAGCATGAGCGGATCACGGATCGGGCTGGACGCGCTGAAGGCCAGGGTGATGTCCGCCGACGACGCGGCGGCGCTGATCGGTCCTGGCGAAACCGTCGGCATGAGCGGCTTCACCGGATCGGGCTATCCCAAGGCCGTGCCTACGGCCCTGGCGCGCCGCATCGAGGCCGAGCACGCCGCTGGGCGCCCCTTCAAGCTGCGGGTCTGGACCGGCGCCTCGACGGGACCCGAGCTGGACGGGGCCCTGGCCAAGGCCAATGGCATCGAGTTTCGGCTGCCCTACAACTCCGACCCCATCGCACGCGAGATGATCAATCGCGGCGAGATGGACTATTTCGACATGCACCTGTCGCAGGTGGCCCCGATGGCCTGGCAGGGGTTCCTCGGACCGCTTGACACCGCCCTGATCGAGGTCACCGGGATCCGGCCGGACGGGTCGCTGATCCCGTCCTCGTCCGTGGGCAACAACAAGACCTGGATCGACCGGGCCTCGAAGGTGATCCTCGAGGTGAACCGTTGGCAAAACCCCGCCTTGGAGGGGATGCACGACATCTACTACGGCACGGCCCTGCCACCAGACCGTCGGCCCATTCCGCTGACACGGCCCGACCAGCGGATCGGCGAGGCCTATTTCCGGTGCGACCCGGCGAAGGTCGTGGCGGTGGTCGAAACCGACACCCCCGACCGTAATCTGCCGTTCGATGCGCCGGGAGAGGATCACCGTGCGATCGCCGGCCACCTTCTGGAGTTCTTCCGCCACGAGGTGGCGCGCGGCCGCCTGCCGGCCAATCTGCTGCCACTGCAGTCGGGCGTCGGCAATATCGCCAACGCGGTGATGTTCGGTCTGGTCGACGGACCGTTCGACGGTATGACCGCCTATACCGAGGTCCTGCAGGACGGGATGCTGGCGCTGCTGGAGTCCGGCAGGCTGCTCAGCGCCTCGGCCACGGCCTTCTCGCTCAGCCCCGAGGCGGCGCATACGCTGAACGCCGATCTCGACCGGCTCCGCGACCGTCTGGTGCTGCGACCGCAGGAGATCAGCAATCATCCGGAGCTGATCCGGCGCCTCGGTTGCATCGCCATGAACGGCATGATCGAGGCCGACATCCACGGGGCGGTGAACTCGACCCACCTTATGGGTTCGCGCATTCAGAACGGCATTGGCGGCAGCGGCGACTTCGCCCGCAACGCCTATGTCTCGATCTTCATGGCCCCGTCGACGGCCAAGGGCGGCAAGATCTCGACCATTGTCCCCAAGGCCCCGCACGTCGATCACATCAACCAGGACGTCCAGGTCCTGGTCACCGAGCAGGGCCTGGCCGATCTGCGGGCCCTGTCGCCGCGGCAGCGGGCCGAGGTGATCATCGAGAACTGCGCCCATCCGGACTATCGCCCGGCCTTGAAGGACTATCTGGCCCGCGCCCGGCGCGACTCCTACGGCCAGCAGTCGCCGACCCTGCTGATGGAGGCCTTCGCCTGGCACCAGCGGTTCATCGAAACAGGCGATATGCGCGGGTGA
- a CDS encoding alpha/beta fold hydrolase: MKTWARGLAIALGVLIAVAVGAWFLLQRPDIPYATLEAKYGYPDSRYMELPGGVRAHYRDLGPRDAPAIVLVHGYSASTHAWDAWAARLSKSYRVIVLDLPGHGLTRTSGPYVAGRQGFVAVVDALTARLGLTRFTLAGNSMGGAVAWTYAVDHPDKVQRLVLVDAAGWPSEKSGGALIFTILRTPIGRAVLKDVDTRPLVAQGLRSGYWDQSLVTPALIDRYVELSRGPGHRDILLSLQSGPRRDATVAELSTIHAPTLIMFGQEDRIIPAADGEKFHKAIPGATLILYPGVGHVPMEQIPDRSAADLEAWLAAHPVE; the protein is encoded by the coding sequence ATGAAAACCTGGGCGCGGGGCCTGGCGATCGCGCTGGGTGTGTTGATCGCTGTCGCCGTGGGGGCCTGGTTCCTGTTGCAGAGGCCAGACATTCCCTATGCGACGCTGGAAGCCAAGTATGGCTATCCGGACTCCCGCTACATGGAGCTTCCGGGCGGCGTGCGGGCGCATTATCGCGACCTTGGACCGCGTGACGCCCCGGCGATTGTTCTGGTGCACGGCTATTCGGCCTCGACTCACGCCTGGGACGCCTGGGCGGCGCGGCTGTCCAAGTCCTATCGCGTGATCGTTCTGGATCTTCCGGGTCATGGTCTGACGCGGACATCGGGCCCCTATGTCGCGGGGCGTCAAGGGTTCGTCGCGGTGGTCGACGCTCTGACGGCCCGGCTGGGCCTGACCCGCTTCACCCTGGCCGGCAATTCGATGGGCGGCGCGGTCGCCTGGACCTACGCAGTCGATCATCCCGACAAGGTTCAGCGGCTCGTACTGGTCGATGCGGCGGGTTGGCCGTCCGAGAAATCAGGCGGAGCTTTGATCTTCACCATACTTCGCACCCCTATTGGCCGCGCGGTGCTGAAGGACGTCGACACCCGGCCTCTGGTCGCTCAAGGGCTACGCTCGGGCTACTGGGATCAGAGCCTGGTCACCCCGGCCTTGATCGATCGCTATGTCGAACTGTCCCGCGGGCCCGGTCATCGCGACATTCTGCTGTCTCTGCAGAGCGGGCCGCGTCGTGACGCCACCGTGGCCGAGCTTTCGACGATCCACGCGCCGACCCTGATCATGTTCGGCCAGGAGGACCGGATCATTCCGGCCGCCGACGGCGAGAAGTTCCACAAGGCCATACCGGGGGCGACCCTGATCCTCTATCCGGGCGTGGGCCATGTGCCGATGGAGCAGATTCCCGACCGCTCGGCGGCGGATCTCGAGGCCTGGCTCGCCGCCCATCCGGTCGAATAA
- a CDS encoding HesA/MoeB/ThiF family protein, translated as MSFSEAEVERYARHLVLREVGGPGQQKLKAARVLMVGAGGLGAPAALYLAAAGVGTIGLVDPDIVSLSNLQRQVLYATADVGRPKVEVASEHLRALNPNTSVENHPVWLDASNAQAVVSGYDLVLDGTDDFATRFAVSDACVAQGKALVSGALGRWTGQVGVFHGQPCYRCLVPDIPPDAETCALVGVVGALAGVIGSMMALEAVKLITGAGEPLSGRLLIYDGLAGETRTVRIGRDPQCPSCGA; from the coding sequence ATGAGTTTTTCGGAAGCCGAAGTCGAGCGCTACGCCCGCCACCTGGTGCTGCGCGAGGTCGGTGGCCCGGGCCAGCAGAAGCTGAAGGCCGCGCGGGTTCTGATGGTGGGGGCGGGCGGCCTCGGCGCGCCCGCCGCGCTGTATCTGGCCGCCGCCGGGGTTGGGACAATCGGCCTGGTCGACCCGGACATCGTCTCGCTGTCGAACCTGCAGCGTCAGGTGCTTTACGCCACAGCCGATGTGGGCCGGCCCAAGGTGGAGGTCGCGAGCGAGCACCTGCGCGCGCTCAATCCGAACACAAGCGTCGAAAACCACCCGGTATGGCTGGACGCCTCCAACGCCCAGGCGGTGGTTTCCGGGTATGACCTGGTTCTGGACGGCACAGACGATTTCGCGACCCGATTTGCTGTGAGCGATGCTTGCGTTGCGCAGGGCAAGGCCCTCGTCAGTGGCGCTCTGGGGCGCTGGACGGGACAGGTCGGCGTGTTCCACGGCCAGCCCTGCTATCGATGTCTGGTGCCGGACATCCCGCCCGACGCGGAGACCTGCGCCCTGGTGGGCGTGGTCGGGGCGCTCGCCGGCGTGATCGGCTCCATGATGGCCTTGGAGGCGGTGAAGCTGATCACGGGCGCGGGTGAGCCCCTTTCGGGGCGCTTGCTGATCTACGATGGTTTGGCCGGTGAAACCCGCACCGTCCGGATCGGGCGCGACCCTCAGTGCCCGTCCTGCGGCGCTTGA
- the hslV gene encoding ATP-dependent protease subunit HslV: MTLRPGLATCEAMQSNSSSFPDWHGTTILAVRKNGSTVIAGDGQVSMGPTVVKGNARKVRRLAGGKVVAGFAGATADAFTLIERLEAKLEQYPDQLARACVDLAKDWRTDRYLRRLEAMLLVADKTAIYTVTGVGDVLEPGESLGGGAVAAIGSGGNYALAAGKALIDLDLSAEDIARKAMGIAAEICVYTNGNLTVESL, translated from the coding sequence TTGACCCTCCGCCCCGGCCTCGCCACATGCGAAGCCATGCAAAGCAACAGCTCTTCCTTCCCCGACTGGCACGGCACGACCATTCTGGCGGTGCGCAAGAACGGTTCGACCGTGATCGCCGGCGACGGACAGGTCTCCATGGGCCCAACCGTCGTCAAGGGCAACGCCCGCAAGGTGCGTCGCCTGGCCGGTGGCAAGGTGGTCGCGGGCTTCGCCGGCGCCACGGCCGACGCCTTCACGCTCATTGAGCGCTTGGAAGCTAAACTGGAACAGTATCCCGACCAGCTGGCCCGCGCCTGCGTGGACCTGGCCAAGGACTGGCGGACCGACCGCTACCTGCGCCGGCTGGAAGCCATGCTGCTGGTGGCCGACAAGACGGCCATCTACACCGTCACCGGCGTCGGCGATGTTCTGGAGCCTGGCGAGAGCCTTGGCGGCGGGGCGGTCGCGGCCATCGGCTCGGGCGGCAACTACGCCCTGGCGGCCGGCAAGGCCTTGATCGATCTGGACCTCTCGGCCGAGGACATCGCCCGCAAGGCGATGGGCATCGCCGCCGAGATTTGCGTCTACACAAACGGTAACCTGACGGTCGAAAGCCTTTAG
- a CDS encoding DUF4440 domain-containing protein has product MFKIMLIAGLAAAGWTTSAWAEPGPAAQVEAAERAFAADGLALGIRDSFLKHMADDAIMFAPGPVSARALYEKRPSSKTPKLEWWPQRIVAARSGDLALSVGPSEINDKRGGYFATIWRKAPDGRWRWIYDGGAAADAASAPGPDAPTTLDPVAKSGEHSAALAFDKVRAAESALAQAAESDAPAAYRRALAADAWLLGPKGTEGLTPAAVAERTNARPQRMVLTLRGGGASKAGDFVWTHGEAGWADHQEIIEHAHYMHVWQKRPEGWRLIFEALINDR; this is encoded by the coding sequence ATGTTCAAGATCATGCTGATCGCCGGGCTCGCCGCCGCTGGCTGGACGACGTCCGCATGGGCCGAGCCCGGTCCCGCCGCCCAGGTTGAAGCCGCCGAACGCGCTTTCGCGGCGGACGGCTTGGCGCTGGGAATCCGGGATTCGTTTCTCAAGCACATGGCTGATGACGCGATCATGTTCGCGCCAGGGCCGGTGAGCGCCAGAGCCCTCTACGAGAAGCGGCCCTCCAGCAAGACGCCGAAACTGGAGTGGTGGCCCCAGAGGATCGTCGCGGCCCGATCGGGCGATCTCGCGCTCTCGGTCGGCCCCTCCGAGATCAACGACAAGCGCGGCGGCTACTTCGCGACCATCTGGCGCAAGGCGCCGGACGGGCGGTGGAGATGGATCTATGATGGCGGAGCGGCCGCCGACGCCGCCAGCGCCCCAGGTCCGGATGCGCCGACCACGCTCGATCCCGTCGCCAAGTCCGGCGAGCACTCGGCGGCCCTCGCCTTCGACAAGGTCCGAGCGGCGGAGAGCGCCTTGGCCCAGGCGGCTGAAAGCGACGCGCCCGCCGCCTATCGACGCGCCCTGGCGGCAGACGCCTGGTTGCTGGGCCCGAAGGGAACCGAAGGCCTGACGCCCGCCGCCGTCGCCGAACGCACAAACGCGCGGCCCCAGCGCATGGTCCTCACTCTGCGTGGCGGCGGCGCCTCGAAGGCAGGCGACTTCGTCTGGACCCATGGCGAGGCCGGATGGGCCGACCACCAGGAAATCATCGAACACGCGCACTATATGCATGTCTGGCAGAAGCGCCCCGAAGGGTGGCGCTTGATCTTCGAGGCCCTGATCAACGACCGATGA
- the hslU gene encoding ATP-dependent protease ATPase subunit HslU: MTEFSPREIVSELDRYIVGHAEAKKAVAVALRNRWRRRRVPVDLRDEVTPKNILLIGPTGVGKTEIARRLAKLAQAPFLKVEATKFTEVGYVGRDVDQIVRDLVESALAMVRDKRRAAVKAKAEGAAEERILDALTGPGSTAAREAFRRKLRAGELDDKEVELQLADTGGPSFDIPGQPGAAVFNLSDMMKSLGGGRTKTHKTTVSGAWAPLIAEESDKLLDQEALTQEALELAENHGIVFLDEIDKVASSSQRSGADVSREGVQRDLLPLIEGTTVSTKHGPVKTDHILFIASGAFHVAKPSDLLPELQGRLPIRVELKGLSRDDMRRILTEPEANLIRQHQALMATEEVTLVFTDEAIDALADAAVAVNGSVENIGARRLQTVMEKVVEEISFTAADRGGETVTIDAAYVQERVGALAANADLSRFIL; this comes from the coding sequence ATGACTGAGTTTTCCCCCCGCGAGATCGTTTCCGAACTGGACCGCTACATCGTCGGCCACGCCGAGGCCAAGAAGGCTGTGGCGGTAGCCCTGCGCAACCGCTGGCGCCGCCGCCGCGTGCCCGTCGACCTGCGCGATGAGGTGACCCCGAAGAACATCCTGCTGATCGGTCCCACCGGCGTCGGCAAGACCGAGATCGCCCGTCGTCTGGCCAAGCTGGCCCAGGCGCCGTTCCTGAAGGTGGAAGCCACCAAGTTCACCGAGGTCGGCTATGTCGGCCGCGACGTCGACCAGATCGTCCGCGATCTCGTCGAAAGCGCCCTGGCCATGGTGCGCGACAAGCGCCGCGCCGCCGTGAAGGCCAAGGCCGAGGGCGCCGCCGAGGAGCGCATCCTCGACGCGCTGACCGGTCCGGGCTCGACCGCCGCCCGCGAGGCGTTCCGCCGAAAGCTGCGCGCCGGCGAGCTGGACGATAAGGAGGTCGAGCTGCAGCTGGCCGACACCGGCGGCCCCAGCTTCGACATTCCCGGCCAGCCGGGCGCTGCGGTGTTCAACCTGTCGGACATGATGAAGTCGCTGGGCGGCGGCCGCACCAAGACCCACAAGACCACCGTCTCGGGCGCCTGGGCGCCGCTGATCGCCGAAGAGAGCGACAAGCTGCTGGACCAGGAAGCCCTGACCCAGGAGGCGCTGGAGCTGGCCGAGAACCACGGCATCGTCTTTCTGGACGAGATCGACAAGGTCGCCAGCTCGTCTCAGCGCTCCGGCGCCGACGTCAGCCGCGAGGGCGTGCAGAGGGATCTTCTGCCGCTGATCGAGGGCACGACAGTCTCGACCAAGCACGGGCCGGTCAAAACCGACCACATCCTGTTCATCGCTTCGGGCGCTTTCCACGTCGCCAAACCGTCGGACCTCTTGCCCGAACTGCAGGGCCGCCTGCCGATCCGGGTGGAGCTGAAGGGCCTGTCGCGCGACGACATGCGCCGCATCCTCACCGAGCCGGAAGCCAATCTGATCCGCCAGCACCAGGCGCTGATGGCGACCGAAGAGGTCACGCTGGTCTTCACTGATGAGGCCATCGACGCCCTGGCCGACGCAGCGGTGGCCGTGAACGGCTCGGTCGAGAACATCGGCGCCCGCCGGTTGCAGACGGTCATGGAGAAGGTGGTCGAGGAGATCAGCTTCACCGCCGCCGATCGCGGCGGCGAAACGGTGACGATCGACGCGGCCTATGTGCAGGAGCGGGTGGGCGCGCTAGCGGCGAACGCGGATCTGAGCCGGTTTATTCTGTAA
- a CDS encoding bifunctional helix-turn-helix domain-containing protein/methylated-DNA--[protein]-cysteine S-methyltransferase, protein MTMAYDASPLSDAISEAARQELARLAERSVDYHRMAKALDWLAERWSDHPSLDDAAQAVGLSPFHFQRIFTRWAGVSPKTFVSAIAHAEARRSLEAGGTVLDAAFDAGLSGPSRLHDLFIAQEAATPGEVRRRGAGMRLRWGWAPTPFGRGLFVIAERGLAGLAFSDGDDEASFADMHRRFPAADWSRDDLSAQATALHAFAGGEGPLPVVLIGSPFHVQVWKALLRIPTGETATYGQVAAWAGKPKAFQATGGAIGANPISLLIPCHRAIAKDGRLTGYHWGLARKAAILGMEAVAAAR, encoded by the coding sequence ATGACCATGGCTTACGACGCATCCCCCCTTTCCGACGCCATTTCCGAGGCCGCGCGCCAGGAGCTGGCCCGCTTGGCCGAGCGCTCGGTCGACTATCACCGCATGGCCAAGGCGCTGGACTGGCTGGCCGAGCGATGGTCGGACCATCCGTCGCTGGACGACGCCGCCCAAGCCGTCGGCTTATCGCCCTTCCACTTCCAACGCATTTTCACGCGTTGGGCGGGGGTGAGCCCCAAGACCTTCGTCTCGGCCATCGCCCACGCCGAGGCGCGACGCTCGCTCGAGGCTGGCGGCACAGTGCTGGACGCCGCCTTCGACGCGGGACTCTCCGGACCCTCGCGCCTGCACGACCTGTTCATCGCCCAGGAGGCGGCGACCCCGGGCGAGGTGCGTCGGCGCGGTGCGGGCATGCGGCTGCGCTGGGGCTGGGCGCCGACGCCGTTCGGCAGAGGACTTTTCGTAATTGCCGAGCGAGGTCTGGCGGGCCTGGCGTTTTCCGATGGCGATGACGAGGCCAGCTTCGCCGACATGCATCGTCGCTTCCCGGCCGCTGACTGGAGCCGCGACGACCTTTCGGCTCAGGCCACGGCCCTGCACGCCTTCGCCGGCGGCGAGGGGCCTTTGCCGGTTGTCCTGATCGGCTCGCCGTTTCACGTCCAGGTCTGGAAAGCGCTTTTACGGATACCGACCGGCGAGACGGCCACCTACGGACAGGTCGCGGCTTGGGCGGGCAAGCCCAAGGCGTTCCAGGCGACGGGCGGCGCCATCGGGGCCAATCCCATCTCGCTGCTGATCCCCTGTCACCGCGCCATCGCCAAGGATGGCCGGCTGACCGGCTATCACTGGGGTCTCGCCCGCAAGGCGGCGATCCTGGGGATGGAGGCGGTGGCGGCGGCGAGGTGA
- a CDS encoding DUF2244 domain-containing protein has translation MAKPIYMDRVIAPHRSLSPQGGAVLLAVVMAFNVLVAIFLIVIDAPPVLPFLGLDVLALWLALRASARAARRVERIQVTAEAVTVSREDEKGARMVWTSPTAFTRVGVEQPGEHEVRIRLMIHRKRMTLARALGPDQRLEFGNALQDAIRSARNERWS, from the coding sequence ATGGCCAAGCCGATCTACATGGACCGGGTGATCGCCCCCCACCGTTCGCTCAGCCCGCAGGGCGGCGCGGTGCTTCTGGCCGTGGTCATGGCGTTCAATGTGCTGGTCGCTATCTTTCTGATCGTGATCGACGCGCCGCCGGTGCTGCCGTTTCTGGGCCTCGACGTCCTGGCGCTGTGGCTCGCCTTGCGCGCCAGCGCGCGGGCCGCTCGGCGGGTCGAGCGTATCCAGGTCACCGCCGAGGCCGTGACCGTCAGCCGCGAGGACGAAAAGGGCGCACGCATGGTCTGGACCTCGCCGACAGCCTTTACGCGGGTCGGTGTGGAGCAGCCGGGCGAGCACGAGGTCCGGATTCGGCTGATGATTCATCGCAAGCGGATGACCCTGGCGCGAGCGCTGGGGCCGGATCAGCGACTTGAGTTCGGCAATGCGCTGCAGGACGCGATCCGATCGGCCCGCAACGAGCGCTGGTCGTGA
- the nth gene encoding endonuclease III: MVKTPRKAASVSKTPVRKAAKKPVKRLSPAQRERVAVLFDRFEGLDLHPKTELNYSNPYELVTAVALSAQATDVQVNKATGPLFQVANSAEAMLALGEEGLIKYIASIGLFRSKAKNVIAAARIIMDKHGGQVPLNREDLEALPGVGRKTASVVLNELDIEPAIAVDTHVFRVSHRLKLSAGKTPDAVEQDLMRVVPPPYQTRAHHWLILHGRYVCVARKPKCEICKISDLCPSRELFLGA; encoded by the coding sequence ATGGTCAAGACTCCCCGCAAAGCCGCTTCGGTCAGCAAGACGCCGGTCCGCAAGGCCGCCAAGAAGCCCGTCAAACGCCTCTCCCCGGCCCAGCGTGAGCGTGTCGCGGTTCTGTTCGACCGGTTCGAGGGTCTGGACCTGCACCCCAAGACCGAGCTGAACTATTCCAACCCGTACGAACTGGTCACGGCCGTCGCCCTGTCGGCCCAGGCCACCGACGTCCAGGTCAACAAGGCCACCGGCCCGCTGTTTCAGGTCGCGAACAGCGCCGAGGCGATGCTGGCGCTCGGGGAAGAGGGGCTGATCAAGTACATCGCCTCGATCGGCCTGTTCCGCAGCAAGGCCAAGAACGTGATCGCCGCCGCCCGGATCATCATGGATAAGCATGGCGGCCAGGTTCCGCTGAACCGCGAGGATCTCGAGGCTCTCCCCGGCGTTGGCCGCAAGACCGCCAGTGTGGTGCTGAACGAACTGGACATCGAACCCGCCATCGCCGTCGACACCCACGTCTTCCGGGTCTCGCATCGTCTCAAGCTGTCGGCCGGCAAGACCCCGGATGCGGTGGAGCAAGACCTTATGCGGGTTGTCCCCCCACCCTACCAGACCCGCGCGCACCACTGGCTGATCTTGCACGGCCGCTATGTCTGCGTGGCGAGGAAGCCCAAGTGCGAGATTTGCAAGATCAGCGACCTGTGCCCGTCGCGGGAGCTGTTCCTGGGGGCGTGA